CACTTCGACCTCGAGACCGGCGAGCTCACGGGCGAGCGCAACGGCGTCTACGTCACCAACGTCGAGCACAAGATGGGCATCAAGGTCTCCAACACCTGCGAGGTGACCTTCGGCGACCCGCAGGTCGGTGGCGGCGAGCCGGCGAAGGGCTGGCTGCTCGGCGAGGTGCACGACGGCATCGCCCAGATGTTCCAGGTCATCGAGAACGCCCGCATGCTGGTCGGCACCAAGGCCATCGCGACGCTCTCGACCGGCTACCTCAACGCGCTCGACTACGCAAAGGAGCGCGTCCAGGGCGCCGACCTCACCCAGGCCGCCGACAAGACCGCCCCGCGCGTCACGATCACCCACCACCCCGACGTCCGTCGCTCGCTGATGACCCAGAAGTCGTTCGCCGAGGCGATGCGCGCCCTCGTCCTCTACACCGCCACCTGGCAGGACGAGGTCATGCTCGCCGAGCACGCGGGCACCGCCGACAGCGACGAGGCCCGCCTCGCCGCCGCGGTCAACGACCTGCTCCTCCCGATCGTCAAGGGCTACGGCTCCGAGCGCTCGTGGGTGCTGCTGGGCACCGAGTCGCTGCAGACCTTCGGAGGGTCGGGCTTCCTGCAGGAGTACCCGATCGAGCAGTACGTCCGCGACGCCAAGATCGACACCCTCTACGAGGGCACCACCGCGATCCAGGGCCAGGACTTCTTCTTCCGCAAGATCGTCAAGGACCAGGGCCGGGCGCTGGGCCACCTGGCCAAGGAGATCGAGGGCTTCCTCGCCTCCGAGGCCGGCAACGGTCGCCTCAAGAACGAGCGGGCGCTGCTCACCACGGCGCTCGAGGACGCCAACGCCATCGTCGGCCACATGATCAACGACCTGATGTCGTCGGCCGAGGAGCAGCGCAACATCTACAAGGTCGGGCTCAACACCTCGCGCCTGCTGATGGCGCTCGGCGACGTCGTCTGCGGCTGGCTGCTGCTGCGCCAGGCCGAGGTCGCGCTGGACAAGCTGGCCGGTGAGGTGTCGGCGAAGGACAAGGCGTTCTACGAGGGCAAGGTCGCGGCCGCGCAGTTCTTCGCGCAGACCAACCTGCCCCGGGTCAGCGCCGAGCGCGCCATCGCCGAGGCCACCACCCTCGAGCTGATGGACCTCGACGAGGCGGCGTTCTGACCGTCGCCTGACCGGGCGTGCGGCGGCGGCCGCCGCCGGCCCGCCGACGGTCCATCAAGGTATGTCGCTCAACCGGCACTTCCCTCGCTCAGCTCATCGAGGGAAGTGCCGGTTCGTCTGCGTACCTTGATGGACCAACGCCACGGATGACAGGTGTCACGGGGAGGTCGTGACACGTGGGCGAGGGCCGGGCGCGCCCGGGCCGACAGGGTGGACGCATGAGCACCCCAGCCATCCACGCCACCGGGCTGCGCAAGGCCTTCCGCTCGAGCGACGGCACCCGGGTCGTCGCGGTCGACGACGTCGACCTCACGGTCCACCCCGGCGAGATCGTCGCCTTCCTCGGCCCCAACGGCGCCGGCAAGACCACGACGGTCGACCTGCTGCTCGGCCTGACGACGCCCGACGCCGGCACCTTGGAGGTCTACGGCACCTCCCCCGCGCACGCCGTACGCCAGGGGCGGGTGTCGGCGGTCATGCAGACCGGCGGCCTGCTCAACGACTTCACCGTCGAGGAGACGGTGCGCGCGATCGCCGCCCTGCACGGCCGCTCCGACCGCGTCGCGGTCGTCCTCGGGCGGGCCCGGCTGGACGGCATCGCCGCGCGCAGGGTCGAGGCGTGCTCCGGCGGCGAGCAGCAGCGGCTGAAGTTCGCCCTGGCGCTGCTGCCCGACCCCGACCTGGTCATCCTCGACGAGCCGACCACCGGCATGGACGTCGGCGCGCGGCAGGAGTTCTGGCACGCGATGCGCGCCGACGCCGCGCTCGGGCGCACGATCGTCTTCGCCACCCACTACCTCGCCGAGGCCGACGAGTTCGCCGAGCGCACGGTCCTGATGAACCACGGCCGGATCGTCCACGACGCCGCCACCGCCGACGTGCGGGCGGCGTACGGCGGGCGCACCCTGACCTTCCGCCCCCCGCCGGAGGTCGTCGGCGGCGCCGGCATCGACACCGACTGGCTGGCACGGGTGCGCGAGGCCCTGGCGCCCCTCGGTGTCAGCGACGTCGAGGAGTCCGCCGCCAGCCTCGAGGCCGCCTTCCTCGCCCTCACCGCCGAGCCGTCGCGCGGGACCGACGCACCCGAGCTCGAAGGAGCCACCCGATGACCGCCACGACCCTTCCCGCGCGCGCCGCGGACGACGTACGGCCCGCCCCGCGACCCGAGATGCGCGCCTACGCCCGCCTCGACCTGCGGCGTCAGTTCCGCGACCGGATCGGCATGTTCTTCGTCGTCGGCCTGCCGACGTTCATGTACCTCGTCTTCGGCCTCGGCTCCGACGACCCGGCCGGCAGCGGCAACGTCGCGATGGTCGTGATGATCTCGATGGCCGCCTACGGCGCGGTCACCGCGACGACCACCGTCGCGGGCAGCGCCGCCACCGAGCAGATGATGGGGTGGGGACGCCAGCTCGGGCTGACCCCGATGCGCCCGGTCGCCTTCGTGGTCGCCAAGGCGGCCGTCGCGATGGTGGTGGCCGCCGTCCCCGTCGTCGCGATCTTCGCGATCGGGGCCGCCACCGGCGCCCGCGGCCACTGGACGGACTGGGTGCTGGCCGGCGCGGTGGTGTGGCTCGGCTCGGCGCTCTTCGCGATCTACGGCCTGGCGATCTGCCTGCTGTTCCGCGGTCCCAACGCCTCCGGCATCGCGTCGGGGATGGTCGTGGTGCTGGCCTTCCTCGGCAACGTCTTCGTGCCGATGAGCGGCGTCATGCTCGACCTGGGCCGGCTCACCCCCTTCTACGGCTACCTCGCCCTCGCCCGATTCCCGGTCACCGACGGCTGGCTGATGATGGGAGATCGCGACCCGCTGTGGCTGCCGATCGCTAACGTGCTCGCGTGGACCGTGATCTTCGCGCTGCTCGCGCTGTGGGGCGTACGCCGCAGCCGGGCGCGGACATGACCACGGCGCCGACCACGACGCTCCCGGCCAACCCCTGGGAGAGGTGGGGCTGGGCGTTCGCGGCCATCTGGCTGGTCTTCCTGGTCTTCCCGGTCACCTCCGTCGCGGCTGCCGACGTGCCGGTCGCGGTCAAGGTGGCCGCCTGGCTGTGCATCGCCGCTTTCGCCGTCGCCAACGTGATGGGCTACTCCTGGCGCTGGAACACCTGGGCGTGCCTCGGCGTGATGGTGGCCATGGCCCTGGCCACCCTGCCCGTGATCGGTATGGGCGTCATCTCGTTCACGCCCTACCTCGCGATCCTCTCGGCCCTCGAGCTGCCCACCCCGTGGTGGAAGTGGGCGGTGGGCCTGTGGGCGGCGTTCCCGCTCCTGTCGTTGCTGCAGATCGACGACTTCCCACCCTTCTTCTTCCTCGTGCTCTGGCCGATCATGATCGGCGCCGTCATGCTGCGCATCTTCGGCGAGCGCGAGGAGCTGTCCTACCGCGCCCTGGGCGAGCACGCCGTGGTCGCCGAGCGCGAACGGGTGGCTCGCGACGTGCACGACGTGCTCGGGCACTCCCTCACCGCGCTGTCGGTCAAGGCCGAGCTCGCCGCCCGGCTGATCGACCTCGACCCCGCCCGCGCCAAGCAGGAGCTGGAGTCGATCCAGAGGACGGCGCGCCAGGCGCTCGCCGAGGTGCGGGCGACCGTCGGCGGGCTGCGCGCCGGCAACCTCGACGACGAGCTGGCCGCCGCTCCCCTGGTGCTGGCCGACGTCGGGGTCGCCACGACGATCGAGGGCTCCGTGGCCGACACCGACCCACGGCACCGCGCGCTGCTGGCCTGGGTGCTGCGCGAGGCGGTCACCAACGTCGTACGCCATGCGCAGGCGCGCACCGTGGTCATCGAGCTGAGCCCCGACGGCATCGCCGTCACCGACGACGGATCCGGCTGCGACGGCGCCGAGGGCAACGGACTGCGCGGCATGCGCGAGCGGGTCAGCGGCGCCGGCGGCACCCTCAGCATCCGCC
The sequence above is drawn from the Nocardioides sp. zg-1228 genome and encodes:
- a CDS encoding acyl-CoA dehydrogenase — protein: MSHYKTNLRDIEFNLFEMLGRDEVLGTGPFSEIDAESAREILREVERLSREDLASSYEDSDRNPPVFDPATHTAPVPESFKQSYQAWMDSEFWRLQVHEELGGTPAPSSLVWALGEMVLGANAPVWMYAAGPAFANVVHRNGNDRDKAVAQYMVDRRWGCTMVLTEPDAGSDVGAGRAKAVPNEDGSWNITGVKRFITSATHDMSENIMHLVLARPEGVEGVGGPGTKGLSLFWMPEQHFDLETGELTGERNGVYVTNVEHKMGIKVSNTCEVTFGDPQVGGGEPAKGWLLGEVHDGIAQMFQVIENARMLVGTKAIATLSTGYLNALDYAKERVQGADLTQAADKTAPRVTITHHPDVRRSLMTQKSFAEAMRALVLYTATWQDEVMLAEHAGTADSDEARLAAAVNDLLLPIVKGYGSERSWVLLGTESLQTFGGSGFLQEYPIEQYVRDAKIDTLYEGTTAIQGQDFFFRKIVKDQGRALGHLAKEIEGFLASEAGNGRLKNERALLTTALEDANAIVGHMINDLMSSAEEQRNIYKVGLNTSRLLMALGDVVCGWLLLRQAEVALDKLAGEVSAKDKAFYEGKVAAAQFFAQTNLPRVSAERAIAEATTLELMDLDEAAF
- a CDS encoding ABC transporter ATP-binding protein, which gives rise to MSTPAIHATGLRKAFRSSDGTRVVAVDDVDLTVHPGEIVAFLGPNGAGKTTTVDLLLGLTTPDAGTLEVYGTSPAHAVRQGRVSAVMQTGGLLNDFTVEETVRAIAALHGRSDRVAVVLGRARLDGIAARRVEACSGGEQQRLKFALALLPDPDLVILDEPTTGMDVGARQEFWHAMRADAALGRTIVFATHYLAEADEFAERTVLMNHGRIVHDAATADVRAAYGGRTLTFRPPPEVVGGAGIDTDWLARVREALAPLGVSDVEESAASLEAAFLALTAEPSRGTDAPELEGATR
- a CDS encoding ABC transporter permease — encoded protein: MTATTLPARAADDVRPAPRPEMRAYARLDLRRQFRDRIGMFFVVGLPTFMYLVFGLGSDDPAGSGNVAMVVMISMAAYGAVTATTTVAGSAATEQMMGWGRQLGLTPMRPVAFVVAKAAVAMVVAAVPVVAIFAIGAATGARGHWTDWVLAGAVVWLGSALFAIYGLAICLLFRGPNASGIASGMVVVLAFLGNVFVPMSGVMLDLGRLTPFYGYLALARFPVTDGWLMMGDRDPLWLPIANVLAWTVIFALLALWGVRRSRART
- a CDS encoding sensor histidine kinase: MDRDLRAARAVGRTPQPGADMTTAPTTTLPANPWERWGWAFAAIWLVFLVFPVTSVAAADVPVAVKVAAWLCIAAFAVANVMGYSWRWNTWACLGVMVAMALATLPVIGMGVISFTPYLAILSALELPTPWWKWAVGLWAAFPLLSLLQIDDFPPFFFLVLWPIMIGAVMLRIFGEREELSYRALGEHAVVAERERVARDVHDVLGHSLTALSVKAELAARLIDLDPARAKQELESIQRTARQALAEVRATVGGLRAGNLDDELAAAPLVLADVGVATTIEGSVADTDPRHRALLAWVLREAVTNVVRHAQARTVVIELSPDGIAVTDDGSGCDGAEGNGLRGMRERVSGAGGTLSIRPATPGTRVEVALP